From a single Mobula birostris isolate sMobBir1 chromosome 13, sMobBir1.hap1, whole genome shotgun sequence genomic region:
- the LOC140206973 gene encoding NACHT, LRR and PYD domains-containing protein 12-like isoform X2, producing the protein MVMEKGSRARRVMWETFVKMRIGVPKLDRILNEIQERGCVPVHRLVPKIPRELKDLQQKHKETLRAQTETLRVNTILMREKEKVFQLVDRYAELTVISTIRDRTLVEHELLTRGRGHEEWRQKHLRRKLEKIRTDQMFQSSFAQSKSKSGSSAAVAGVQGIGKTTMVQKILHDWATGKIYQQFQFVFSFKFRDLNSINCRINLRELILDQYPYFGNILRDVWKIPEGLLFIFDGLDEFKHKIDFADSRRDTEPKHQCPDPEWWCEVSDIVYSLIQHKLLPGCSVLVTTRPTALHLLEKAEISVWAEILGFVGDERKKYFIRHFEDQAVAAAVFKHVEENEILYTMSYNPSYCWILALALGPFFTQRVRDPQRVPKTITQLYSYYIYNILKNHGREIENPRDVLLRVGQMAFRGLSERKVVFTDGDLINYGLQPSQFLSGFLMEILEREVSARCVVYTFPHLTIQEFVAAVAQFLNPHPGDIVKFLTETHRTRSGQFELFLRFVAGLSSPMTARGLEEFLGPFPHETTCRVIDWVMEEVKHQSGNVCSAADKKSLLNTLHYLFESQNRWLAQATLGSVKTLSFSGMPLTPIDLAVLSHVIGTCDTIKHLDLQDCNIQREGIQRLGPGLHKCQLLRLRLNKLGDSGVKLVSAALRNPDCKIQKLGLNHVGLTDSGAEDLASALSANPSLTELILNGNKLGDSGVKLVSAALRNPECKIQELWLGRVGLTDSGAEDLASALRTNRSLTELYLSGNKLGDSGVKLVSAALRNRECKIQKLWLARVGLTVSGVEDLVSALSTNRSLTELDLGWNSLTDRSVPALRLLILILPSLECIETRLSAGNRAPAACPSLTVNRFSRTGEKELRSLHEIRPRLRVDL; encoded by the exons ACCttcaacagaaacacaaggagactctgcgggcacagactgaaacactgagagtgaacacgatcctgatgagggagaaggagaaggttttccagctggttgatcgatatgctgagctcacggtcatttctacgattcgagatcggacactggtggaacatgagctgctgaCAAGAGGCAGAGGCCACGAGGAGTGGAGACAGAAACATCTCCGCAGAAAGCTGGAAAAAATCCGGACGGATCAGATGTTTCAGAGCAGCTTTGCCCAAAGTAAATCCAAATCTGGAAGTtcggcagcagtggccggagtccaagggattgggaaaacaacaatggtccaAAAGATTCTTCATGACTGGGCcacggggaaaatataccaacaattccagtttgtcttcagtttcaaattccgggatttaaactccattaactgTAGAATAAACTTGagggaactgattctggatcagtatccttactttgggaataTTCTGAGAGACGTCTGGAAGATCCCAGAGGGATTGTTGTTTATATtcgatggtttggatgaattcaaacacaaaattgattttgctgacagtcggagagatacagaacccaagcaccagtgcccagatcccgagtggtggtgtgaagtgtcggatattgtgtacagtttaatccagcacaagctgctcccagggtgttcagtgctggtgaccacccgccccactgcgttacatttattggaaaaagcagagatcagtgtctgggctgaaatcctgggatttgttggtgatGAACGGAAGAAATATTTCATtaggcattttgaagatcaggCAGTGGCggcagctgttttcaaacacgtggaggagaacgagatcctgtacaccatgagctacaacccctcctactgctggatcctcgctctggcactgggccccttcttcaccCAAAGAGTCAGAgacccgcagcgagttcccaagaccataACCCAATtatattcctactatatttacaacatcctgaaaaaccacggccgtgagattgagaacccccgtgatgtgttactcagggttggtcagatggccttcagaggacTATCCGAGAGGAAGGTTGTGTTTACGgatggagatttgatcaactacggtctgcagccttcccagttcctgtccgggttcctgatggagATATTGGAAAGAGAGGTTTCTGCCCGGTGTGtagtgtacacattcccacacctcaccatccaggagtttgtagctgcagtcgcacaattcctgaatccacatcccgggGATATCGTGAAATTCCTCACTGAAACCCATAGAACGAGAAGTGGTCAGTTTGAGttatttctccgttttgttgctggtctctcctccccaatgacagctcggggcctggaggagtttctgggtccatttcctcatgAAACAACCTGcagggtgattgactgggtgatgGAGGAGGTTAAACACCAGAGTGGAAACGTGTGCAGTGCAGCTGATAAAAAGAGCCTcttgaacacattgcactacctgtttgagtcacAGAATCGTTGGCTGGCTCAGGCCACACTGGGATCTGTGaaaacactttcattcagtggaatgccactgaccccgattgacctcgcagtcctgtctcatgtcatcggaacctgtgatacaataaaacacctcGACTTACAGGACTGCAACATTCAGcgtgaaggaatccagcggctcggacccgggctgcacaagtgccagCTGTTGAG acttcggctgaataaactgggagattcaggagtgaaactggtgtctgcggctctgaggaacccggactgtaaaatacagaaactggg gctgaaccacgtcggtctcacagattctggtgccgaggatctcgcgtCCGCTCTCAGTGCAAACCCATCGCTGACAGAGCTGATCCTAAAtggtaataaactgggagattcaggagtgaaactggtgtctgcggctctgaggaacccggagtgtaaaatacaggaactgtg gctggggcgtgtcggtctcacagattctggagCCGAGGATCTCGCCTCCGCTCTCCGTACAAACAGATCACTGACGGAGCTCTACCTGAGTGGTAATAAActaggagattcaggagtgaaactggtgtctgcggctctgaggaaccgggagtgtaaaatacagaaactctg gTTGGCGAGGGTCGGTCTCACAGTTTCTGGTgtcgaggatctcgtctccgctctcagtacaaaccggTCACTGACGGAGCTGGACCTGGGATGGAACTCGCTCACAGATcgatctgtccccgctctccgccTCCTCATACTGATCCTCCCGAGTCTGGAGTGCATCGA aaccagactcagtgccggaaaTCGAGCTcccgcagcttgtcccag TCTGACCGTGAATCGGTTCAGTCGGACCGGGGAGAAGGAATTGAGATCTCTGCATGAAATCAGACCCAGACTGAGAGTGGATCTGTAA